One part of the Cyclobacteriaceae bacterium genome encodes these proteins:
- the argB gene encoding acetylglutamate kinase: MNKLYIIKIGGNVLDNPEALKKFLQDFSHIREPKILIHGGGKLATKVGEQLGIKANFVNGRRITDTDTRDLVTMVYGGLVNKQLVAQLQLLGCNALGVTGADGNMIKARKRPVGEVDFGFVGDITPADVNTALLYFLLKQNVVPVFASLTHADGVMLNTNADTIASVLAIALSKHFDTRLIFCFEKRGVLKNIEDESSVIRLLNESSYKNLLNQGSFADGILPKLENAFAAINAGVKEVLIGEATHLLQNVGQETEGTLIVK; encoded by the coding sequence ATGAACAAATTGTACATCATCAAAATCGGTGGCAACGTTCTGGATAATCCAGAAGCGTTGAAAAAATTTCTCCAGGATTTTTCGCACATCCGTGAACCGAAAATTCTGATACATGGCGGAGGGAAACTGGCAACAAAAGTTGGGGAGCAGCTTGGTATCAAAGCCAACTTTGTTAACGGCAGAAGAATTACTGATACCGATACCCGCGACCTGGTAACAATGGTGTACGGTGGCTTGGTAAACAAACAACTGGTTGCACAACTTCAACTATTGGGCTGTAATGCACTTGGTGTAACCGGTGCCGATGGGAATATGATTAAGGCCCGGAAGCGCCCGGTAGGTGAAGTGGATTTTGGTTTTGTAGGTGACATTACACCAGCCGATGTAAATACGGCCTTATTATATTTTCTGCTAAAACAAAACGTTGTGCCGGTGTTTGCTTCGCTAACCCATGCCGATGGTGTAATGCTGAACACCAATGCCGATACTATTGCCTCGGTGCTGGCCATTGCGCTTAGTAAACATTTCGATACACGCCTTATCTTTTGTTTCGAGAAACGAGGTGTATTGAAAAATATTGAGGATGAATCATCGGTTATCCGGTTACTGAACGAAAGTTCCTACAAAAATCTGTTAAACCAGGGTTCGTTTGCGGACGGGATTCTTCCTAAACTTGAAAATGCTTTTGCTGCGATAAACGCTGGCGTAAAAGAAGTATTGATTGGCGAGGCCACGCACTTGCTTCAAAACGTTGGACAGGAAACGGAGGGTACGTTGATTGTAAAGTAA
- a CDS encoding acetylornithine carbamoyltransferase, with the protein MKKFISVSDVASIPKLVEKALAYKANPFMDKTIGVGKRIGLLFLNPSMRTRLSTQIAAQNLGMDTIVFNVGPEGWALEFEEEVIMSGTTVEHVKDAAPVLGKYFDILGLRTFPLLKHKEEDYSEQVIKQFIKYSGIPVVSLESATLHPLQSLTDIITISETWSEARRPKIVLTWAPHVKALPQCVANSFAQWINAWGQADFVITHPEDYELDEQFTKGAVITRNQEEALRNADYVFVKNWSTYTDYGKIYCNDPNWMLTNKKLAITNNANVMHCLPVRRNVELSDEVLDSANSLVTQQAGNRVWAAQAVLSEILTSK; encoded by the coding sequence GTGAAAAAGTTTATTTCGGTATCGGATGTAGCGTCAATTCCAAAACTGGTTGAGAAGGCCCTGGCCTATAAAGCCAATCCGTTTATGGATAAAACGATTGGTGTAGGTAAACGCATTGGGTTGTTGTTTCTTAACCCCAGCATGCGCACACGGCTAAGTACACAAATTGCAGCGCAAAACCTGGGCATGGATACGATTGTATTCAATGTTGGTCCGGAGGGATGGGCGTTAGAGTTCGAAGAAGAAGTGATTATGAGCGGCACCACAGTAGAGCATGTGAAGGATGCAGCCCCGGTGCTTGGAAAATATTTTGATATTCTCGGTTTGCGCACCTTCCCGTTGTTGAAACACAAGGAAGAGGATTACAGCGAACAAGTGATCAAACAGTTTATCAAGTATTCGGGTATTCCGGTGGTGAGCCTGGAGAGTGCAACGTTGCATCCGCTGCAAAGCCTGACAGACATCATTACCATATCAGAAACATGGAGTGAAGCAAGACGGCCAAAAATTGTTTTAACCTGGGCACCGCATGTAAAAGCATTGCCACAATGTGTGGCCAATAGTTTTGCGCAATGGATCAACGCATGGGGCCAAGCCGATTTTGTGATTACGCATCCGGAAGACTATGAACTGGATGAGCAGTTCACGAAAGGGGCAGTTATTACCCGCAATCAGGAAGAAGCATTACGAAATGCCGATTATGTGTTTGTGAAAAACTGGAGCACCTATACCGATTACGGAAAAATTTATTGCAACGATCCGAACTGGATGTTAACCAATAAGAAGCTGGCGATTACGAATAACGCCAACGTTATGCATTGTTTGCCGGTAAGAAGAAATGTGGAATTAAGTGATGAAGTACTCGACAGTGCCAACAGTTTGGTAACACAACAAGCGGGCAACCGGGTATGGGCAGCGCAGGCTGTTCTTTCGGAAATTTTAACTAGTAAATAA
- a CDS encoding aspartate aminotransferase family protein, translated as MKTFDVYPLFPITPVKAKGSWVWDDQGNKYLDLYGGHAVISIGHSHPHYIDAIANQLAQIGFYSNSVQNPLQEKLAERLGEVSGYPEYQLFLCNSGAEAVENALKIASFVTGRKKIIAFKKAFHGRTSAAVATTDNPKIVAPVNAGHDIVFVPLNDTAAFNEVMSDDVAAVLIEGIQGLGGIHEPEDSFLQFLEEKCKQNNAMLILDEIQSGYGRTGSFFAHQRSGVKPHLITVAKGMGNGFPIGGVLIHPDIKPWSSMLGTTFGGNYLASVAALAVLDVIEKEKLVANAKETGNYLLNELKAIPEFTAVRGRGLMIGLDVPEIHKSLRKDLLMKYKIFTGESYPNTIRILPPLSLSKEEVDFFIQSLKSCLAAMEVPVPSKV; from the coding sequence ATGAAAACGTTTGATGTCTATCCACTTTTCCCAATTACCCCTGTTAAGGCTAAAGGCAGCTGGGTGTGGGATGATCAGGGAAACAAGTACCTGGATTTATATGGCGGACATGCGGTTATCTCTATCGGGCATTCCCATCCGCATTACATTGATGCGATTGCGAATCAACTGGCACAAATCGGTTTCTATTCCAACAGTGTTCAGAATCCTTTACAGGAAAAGCTTGCGGAAAGACTGGGCGAAGTTTCCGGTTACCCGGAGTACCAATTATTCCTGTGTAATTCCGGTGCAGAGGCTGTTGAGAATGCATTGAAGATTGCCTCGTTTGTCACGGGAAGAAAAAAAATAATCGCTTTTAAAAAAGCTTTTCACGGTCGTACTTCGGCTGCTGTGGCCACTACTGATAATCCAAAAATTGTTGCTCCTGTAAATGCAGGTCACGATATAGTTTTTGTTCCCTTAAACGATACTGCTGCTTTCAATGAAGTGATGAGTGATGATGTTGCTGCCGTGCTTATTGAAGGTATCCAGGGACTTGGTGGCATTCATGAACCCGAAGATTCTTTCCTACAGTTTCTGGAAGAAAAATGTAAGCAGAATAACGCCATGCTAATTCTGGATGAAATACAATCAGGCTACGGTCGTACCGGTAGTTTTTTTGCACACCAGCGATCAGGCGTAAAGCCACACCTTATCACAGTGGCTAAAGGCATGGGCAATGGTTTTCCCATAGGTGGGGTGCTGATTCATCCGGATATAAAACCCTGGAGCAGTATGCTGGGTACAACCTTCGGTGGAAATTACCTGGCCAGTGTGGCAGCGCTTGCTGTGTTGGATGTGATCGAAAAAGAAAAATTAGTTGCCAATGCCAAAGAAACAGGTAACTATTTATTAAACGAGTTGAAAGCTATTCCTGAGTTTACAGCTGTTCGCGGTCGCGGATTAATGATTGGTTTGGATGTGCCGGAAATACATAAATCGTTGCGAAAGGATTTGTTGATGAAATACAAAATATTTACCGGTGAGTCGTACCCAAATACGATCCGGATACTTCCTCCATTATCATTATCCAAAGAAGAAGTGGATTTCTTTATCCAGTCGTTGAAATCGTGTTTGGCGGCTATGGAAGTGCCTGTGCCATCAAAAGTATAA
- the proC gene encoding pyrroline-5-carboxylate reductase, with protein MERLAIIGAGNLGVSIAHGIIKAGLMKPDQLTLTRRSLDKLDSIRSAGFSVTTNNREAVQQASLIMICVQPKQTLAVVNEISSVLQEGKHVLISTVTGISTEEIASQLGGKQIPIVRAMPNTAIAIASSMTCICSHHASPQQVNTVIRLFDGLGKTLVVEERLMKASTVLAASGIAFFMRFLRASTQGGIQLGFDAEDAQAIAVQTAKGAALLLQDHGLHPEMEIDRVTTPEGCTIAGLNEMEHQGLSSAIIKGLVASFEKINNIRK; from the coding sequence ATGGAACGGTTAGCCATTATTGGAGCAGGAAACCTGGGAGTTTCAATAGCCCATGGAATTATAAAAGCCGGGTTGATGAAACCTGATCAGCTTACGCTTACGCGGAGAAGTTTAGACAAACTGGATTCCATACGCTCGGCAGGTTTTTCAGTTACAACAAACAATAGAGAAGCTGTTCAGCAGGCTTCGCTTATTATGATATGCGTACAGCCCAAGCAAACCCTGGCGGTGGTTAACGAAATTTCTTCAGTATTACAGGAAGGAAAGCATGTGTTGATCTCCACCGTTACAGGCATTAGCACAGAAGAGATCGCTTCCCAACTTGGTGGAAAGCAAATCCCCATTGTTCGGGCCATGCCCAATACGGCCATCGCCATTGCTTCTTCCATGACGTGCATTTGTTCGCACCATGCATCGCCACAACAGGTTAATACTGTGATCAGATTGTTTGATGGATTGGGTAAAACCCTTGTGGTTGAAGAGCGGTTGATGAAGGCTTCCACCGTACTTGCGGCAAGCGGCATTGCTTTCTTCATGCGTTTTCTTAGGGCTTCCACACAGGGCGGAATCCAGTTAGGTTTTGATGCTGAAGACGCACAAGCCATTGCGGTGCAAACAGCAAAGGGCGCGGCCTTGCTTTTACAAGACCATGGCCTTCATCCTGAAATGGAAATTGACCGGGTAACCACACCAGAAGGATGCACGATTGCGGGACTTAATGAGATGGAGCACCAGGGACTGAGCTCGGCTATTATTAAAGGACTGGTGGCTTCTTTTGAAAAAATAAATAACATACGGAAATGA
- the argC gene encoding N-acetyl-gamma-glutamyl-phosphate reductase: MEKKIKAGIIGGAGYTGGETLRLLLNHPAVEISFVHSRSNAGKQVYAVHADLLGETKLTFTDTLSADVDVLFLCMGHGESKKFLQENIVLSTVKIIDLGNDFRLGDKVAGRTFTYGLPELNRAVIRQANNVANPGCFATAIQMGLLPLASKGLLKEVYTTGITGSTGAGQKLQDTTHFTWRANNISAYKTLTHQHLAEINQSLKQLQSSFSSALNFVPWRGDFTRGIFVSSIVETQKSLNELNQLFKEFYQDHPFTHVADTMIDLKQVVNTNKCLIYLEKEGNKLVVHSAIDNLLKGASGQAVQNMNLMFGLDERAGLQLKSTVF, translated from the coding sequence ATGGAGAAAAAGATAAAAGCTGGAATTATTGGTGGTGCCGGGTATACCGGTGGTGAAACCTTACGGCTTTTGCTGAACCATCCTGCCGTTGAAATTTCTTTTGTGCATAGCAGGAGTAATGCCGGCAAACAGGTATATGCTGTTCATGCCGATCTGTTAGGTGAAACCAAACTGACTTTTACCGATACGCTATCAGCTGATGTAGATGTCTTGTTTTTATGTATGGGCCATGGCGAGAGTAAGAAATTCCTTCAGGAGAATATCGTGTTGTCAACTGTAAAGATTATCGATTTGGGTAATGACTTTCGGTTGGGTGATAAAGTGGCTGGACGGACATTTACTTACGGTCTTCCGGAATTGAACCGCGCAGTTATCCGTCAGGCAAACAACGTTGCTAATCCTGGCTGCTTTGCTACGGCTATTCAAATGGGCTTGTTGCCGTTAGCCAGCAAGGGTTTGTTGAAAGAAGTGTACACCACAGGCATAACGGGATCAACCGGTGCCGGACAAAAACTTCAGGACACTACACACTTTACATGGCGTGCCAATAACATTTCTGCATATAAAACATTAACGCATCAGCATTTAGCTGAGATCAATCAATCGTTAAAGCAACTTCAATCTTCATTCTCCAGTGCGTTGAACTTTGTACCATGGCGGGGAGATTTCACAAGGGGAATTTTTGTGAGTTCAATCGTGGAAACACAGAAATCACTGAATGAATTAAATCAACTATTCAAAGAATTTTATCAAGATCACCCGTTCACACATGTTGCCGACACCATGATTGATTTAAAGCAAGTGGTAAACACCAACAAGTGTTTGATTTATCTGGAAAAAGAAGGAAACAAACTGGTGGTTCATTCGGCTATTGATAATCTGTTGAAAGGTGCTTCCGGTCAGGCCGTACAGAATATGAACCTGATGTTTGGTTTGGATGAACGGGCCGGACTTCAACTAAAATCAACGGTATTTTAA
- the argG gene encoding argininosuccinate synthase translates to MKKKVVLAFSGGLDTSFCVKYLKDDLHYEVHTLTVNTGGFDKAELKHIETHAMALGSASHKTVDETENYYNTVIRYLIYGNVLKNNTYPLSVSAERMSQALAVAKYAKELGADAVAHGSTGAGNDQVRFDMVLNILLPGIEIITPIRELKLSREAEISYLKGKGVEMNFVKAQYSINKGIWGTSVGGKETLGSLGMLPEEAWPTQVTKSGTETLTLTFEQGELKKVNEKDFGHPVDAIHHLQTIAGPYGIGRDIHVGDTIIGIKGRVGFEAAAPMLIIKAHHALEKHVLTKWQLSWKDQLAQFYGNWLHEGQYLDPVMRDIEAFLTNTQQNVTGEVHIELHPYRFQVLGIESPYDLMSAKFGKYGEMNLGWTGDDVKGFTKIFGNQVSIYHQVREGVESERDKVESQKYKAES, encoded by the coding sequence ATGAAGAAGAAAGTTGTATTGGCGTTTAGCGGAGGGCTTGATACCTCGTTTTGTGTAAAATACCTGAAGGACGATTTGCATTATGAAGTGCACACCCTTACGGTAAACACCGGTGGTTTTGACAAAGCTGAATTAAAGCATATTGAAACACATGCAATGGCATTGGGTTCTGCCAGTCATAAAACAGTGGATGAAACCGAGAACTATTACAATACGGTAATCCGCTACCTGATTTATGGAAATGTGTTGAAAAATAATACTTATCCGTTGAGTGTAAGCGCTGAACGGATGTCGCAGGCATTGGCCGTGGCAAAGTATGCTAAAGAGCTTGGTGCCGATGCAGTAGCCCATGGCAGTACCGGAGCCGGTAACGACCAGGTGCGCTTCGATATGGTATTGAATATTCTTTTACCAGGAATAGAAATCATTACTCCTATACGTGAGCTGAAACTTTCGCGGGAAGCAGAAATCAGTTACCTGAAAGGAAAAGGTGTGGAGATGAACTTTGTGAAAGCGCAGTACTCTATTAATAAAGGAATCTGGGGAACATCGGTAGGTGGAAAGGAAACGCTTGGTTCATTAGGCATGTTGCCTGAAGAAGCCTGGCCTACACAGGTCACAAAGTCGGGCACCGAAACACTTACACTTACCTTTGAGCAAGGTGAATTGAAGAAGGTTAATGAAAAGGATTTTGGCCATCCGGTGGATGCCATTCATCATCTTCAAACTATTGCCGGGCCTTATGGCATTGGCAGAGATATTCATGTGGGCGATACGATTATCGGTATTAAAGGCCGTGTTGGTTTTGAAGCGGCAGCACCTATGCTGATTATTAAGGCACACCATGCGTTGGAAAAACATGTATTAACCAAATGGCAGTTGAGTTGGAAGGATCAGTTGGCTCAGTTTTATGGTAACTGGTTACATGAAGGCCAGTATCTTGATCCGGTGATGCGCGACATTGAGGCATTCCTGACCAACACCCAGCAAAATGTTACCGGTGAAGTTCATATTGAATTGCATCCGTATCGTTTCCAGGTACTCGGTATAGAATCACCTTATGATTTGATGTCGGCTAAGTTTGGTAAGTACGGTGAAATGAATCTGGGCTGGACGGGTGATGACGTGAAAGGATTTACAAAAATATTCGGCAACCAGGTTTCGATTTATCATCAGGTAAGGGAAGGTGTTGAGAGTGAAAGGGATAAAGTTGAAAGTCAAAAGTATAAAGCTGAAAGTTGA
- a CDS encoding GNAT family N-acetyltransferase, with product MENNNIIVRLATADDKHYAQTITSEMEESAKARGTGIAKRSPEYIEKKMDEGKAVIALTTEGTWVGFCYIEAWQHDKYVANSGLIVSPPFRKSGVATDIKRKIFELSRQKYPESKIFGLTTGLAVMKINSDLGYEPVTYSELTTDEEFWKGCRSCVNFEILMSKNRTNCMCTAMLFDPAEAAVKVQATQPVKSQTLVTAEGKLKKKRKRRFKGNFKLFERWVKFKQFVLLRSRNKNNGSGNGEPKKNSILSFFFW from the coding sequence ATGGAAAATAACAACATCATCGTCAGGCTGGCCACAGCAGACGACAAACATTACGCACAAACCATCACCTCGGAGATGGAAGAATCCGCGAAAGCGCGTGGAACCGGTATTGCCAAACGTTCGCCCGAGTACATCGAGAAGAAGATGGACGAGGGCAAAGCCGTTATTGCACTGACTACCGAGGGTACATGGGTGGGCTTTTGCTACATTGAAGCCTGGCAACACGATAAGTATGTGGCCAACTCTGGACTGATCGTGTCACCACCCTTTCGGAAAAGCGGAGTGGCTACCGACATTAAGCGCAAGATTTTTGAGTTGTCGAGGCAGAAGTACCCCGAGTCGAAAATATTTGGCCTCACCACAGGATTGGCTGTGATGAAGATCAACTCTGATCTTGGTTACGAGCCGGTAACCTATTCGGAACTCACAACGGATGAAGAATTCTGGAAGGGCTGCAGGAGTTGTGTGAACTTTGAAATACTGATGAGCAAGAACCGCACAAACTGCATGTGCACGGCTATGCTATTCGACCCTGCTGAAGCGGCAGTGAAGGTTCAGGCGACACAGCCAGTGAAGTCACAAACGCTGGTGACGGCTGAAGGTAAATTGAAAAAGAAGCGCAAGCGCAGGTTTAAAGGTAACTTTAAGCTGTTTGAGCGTTGGGTTAAGTTCAAGCAGTTTGTGCTGTTGCGTTCGCGGAACAAGAACAACGGCTCGGGTAACGGAGAACCTAAAAAGAATTCTATTTTAAGTTTTTTCTTTTGGTAA
- a CDS encoding trimeric intracellular cation channel family protein, which produces MYFQYPLELIGTFFFAISGALAMQDKDHDWFAAGFTGFITAIGGGTIRDMMLGSYPLVWIGDINFLYAVLAGVVMAIIFFRLFIRLRRTFLLFDTLGISFFTILGVEKAMSLGVRPEIAAIMGMFTAVMGGVIRDTLANELPVIFRKEIYATACLAGAIVYLVLDIHTPLERNYNLLISISVIILIRLLAVKFKLALPGFRKVR; this is translated from the coding sequence GTGTACTTTCAATACCCGCTCGAACTCATAGGTACTTTCTTCTTTGCCATCTCCGGGGCTTTGGCCATGCAGGATAAAGACCACGACTGGTTTGCTGCCGGTTTCACAGGGTTTATAACAGCCATTGGTGGAGGTACCATCCGCGATATGATGCTGGGAAGTTATCCACTGGTGTGGATTGGAGATATAAACTTCCTGTATGCCGTGCTGGCGGGCGTAGTCATGGCTATTATTTTCTTCCGGTTGTTCATCAGGCTGCGCAGAACATTTCTACTGTTCGACACCTTGGGGATTTCTTTCTTCACCATTCTGGGTGTTGAAAAGGCCATGAGTCTGGGTGTTAGGCCTGAGATTGCCGCCATCATGGGCATGTTTACGGCTGTGATGGGTGGGGTAATCCGCGACACACTGGCCAATGAATTGCCCGTAATCTTCCGTAAGGAAATTTATGCTACGGCTTGCCTGGCAGGGGCTATTGTTTACCTGGTGCTTGATATCCATACTCCGCTGGAGCGCAACTACAACCTGCTGATCTCCATTTCAGTCATCATCCTTATCCGGTTGTTGGCGGTCAAATTCAAGCTTGCATTACCGGGCTTCAGAAAAGTTCGGTAA